In the Cydia splendana chromosome 2, ilCydSple1.2, whole genome shotgun sequence genome, one interval contains:
- the LOC134806019 gene encoding juxtaposed with another zinc finger protein 1, translating into MAVFMINICKYNGCGITFPRLADLIEHIEDVHIDYDPAVVEQKEASQPSCIPLSYVLKFFTEASRREIQNMPPVAEVRRRLLSAPKTPSVRSSTPTGSDMDEDEMMSPSEDSNDSWTTVEEYSSEYILRYGVNRLGAASAAGPTVQDKPFACPVPGCKKRYKNVNGIKYHSKNGHKKDGKVKKAYKCQCGKSYKTAQGLKSHSASQHMAAPPAPRAPGLVVTAAPARLAADLDTTKLVRIYDALKAKDLPSFTIPKHSLASVNIVNGVVRALAPAAKFERPKVTVQARPLAPLSPLAPLAPLTPYGNVGNEANA; encoded by the exons ATGGCCGTCTTCATGATAAACATATGTAAATACAATGGCTGTGGCATAACTTTTCCGAGATTAGCGGACTTAATTGAACACATCGAAGACGTCCATAtcg ATTATGATCCTGCCGTCGTTGAACAAAAAGAGGCTTCCCAGCCGTCGTGTATTCCTTTAAGTTATGTGTTGAAGTTTTTCACCGAGGCTTCCAGGCGGGAGATCCAAAACATGCCCCCGGTGGCCGAGGTTCGGCGGCGCCTGCTCTCTGCACCCAAAACACCATCTGTCCGAAGCAGCACCCCTACTG GTAGCGACATGGACGAGGACGAAATGATGAGTCCGTCGGAGGATAGCAATGATTCTTGGACTACCGTAGAGGAATACAGCTCTGAATACATACTGCGTTATGGCGTCAA TCGCCTGGGCGCAGCGTCCGCGGCGGGCCCGACGGTGCAGGACAAGCCGTTCGCGTGCCCCGTGCCTGGCTGCAAGAAGCGCTACAAGAACGTCAACGGCATCAAGTACCACTCCAAGAACGGCCACAAGAAGGACGGCAA GGTAAAAAAGGCATACAAATGCCAATGCGGCAAAAGCTATAAAACCGCCCAGGGGCTCAAGAGCCACTCCGCCTCGCAACACATGGCGGCcccgcccgcgccgcgcgcgccCGGCCTCGTGGTCACGGCCGCGCCCGCGCGCCTCGCCGCCGACCTCGACACCACCAAGCTGGTCCGCATCTACGACGCCTTGAAAGCCAAGGATCTCCCCTCGTTCACCATCCCCAAGCACAGCCTGGCGAGTGTGAATATAGTGAACGGAGTGGTTCGCGCGCTGGCGCCGGCGGCCAAGTTCGAGCGGCCCAAGGTCACCGTGCAGGCGCGCCCGCTCGCCCCGCTGTCCCCGCTCGCCCCGCTCGCCCCGCTCACCCCCTACGGTAACGTAGGCAACGAGGCTAACGCCTAG
- the LOC134806031 gene encoding ATP synthase lipid-binding protein, mitochondrial isoform X1 produces MQVSVIPNICCSPHPNQYKMLSAARLIAPAARSAIFSNTALVRPLAAVPSQTQIVPAAPAQLSAVRSFQTTAVSKDIDSAAKFIGAGAATVGVAGSGAGIGTVFGSLIIGYARNPSLKQQLFSYAILGFALSEAMGLFCLMMAFLLLFAF; encoded by the exons ATGCAAGTCTCAGTGATaccaaatat TTGTTGCTCGCCGCACCCAAACCAATACAAAATGCTGTCTGCCGCTAGATTGATCGCCCCTGCTGCCAGGTCTGCT ATCTTCAGCAACACAGCGCTGGTCCGACCACTGGCTGCTGTCCCATCCCAGACACAGATTGTGCCCGCTGCCCCCGCCCAGCTCTCAGCAGTCCGCTCCTTCCAGACCACAGCAGTCTCGAAAGACATTGACTCTGCTGCCAAATTCATTGGTGCTGGAGCCGCGACAGTCGGAGTAGCTGGCTCTG GTGCTGGTATTGGAACGGTGTTCGGCTCCCTGATCATCGGCTACGCCAGGAACCCATCCCTCAAGCAGCAGCTGTTCTCATACGCCATCCTGGGTTTCGCCCTGTCTGAGGCTATGGGTCTCTTCTGTCTTATGATGGCGTTCCTGCTGCTGTTCGCTTTCTAA
- the LOC134806031 gene encoding ATP synthase lipid-binding protein, mitochondrial isoform X2 has translation MLSAARLIAPAARSAIFSNTALVRPLAAVPSQTQIVPAAPAQLSAVRSFQTTAVSKDIDSAAKFIGAGAATVGVAGSGAGIGTVFGSLIIGYARNPSLKQQLFSYAILGFALSEAMGLFCLMMAFLLLFAF, from the exons ATGCTGTCTGCCGCTAGATTGATCGCCCCTGCTGCCAGGTCTGCT ATCTTCAGCAACACAGCGCTGGTCCGACCACTGGCTGCTGTCCCATCCCAGACACAGATTGTGCCCGCTGCCCCCGCCCAGCTCTCAGCAGTCCGCTCCTTCCAGACCACAGCAGTCTCGAAAGACATTGACTCTGCTGCCAAATTCATTGGTGCTGGAGCCGCGACAGTCGGAGTAGCTGGCTCTG GTGCTGGTATTGGAACGGTGTTCGGCTCCCTGATCATCGGCTACGCCAGGAACCCATCCCTCAAGCAGCAGCTGTTCTCATACGCCATCCTGGGTTTCGCCCTGTCTGAGGCTATGGGTCTCTTCTGTCTTATGATGGCGTTCCTGCTGCTGTTCGCTTTCTAA